One genomic window of Chitinophagaceae bacterium includes the following:
- a CDS encoding lipocalin family protein: MKISIFVMAMLFVVGFTACKNDVKHNDADNNPSQMISGASQKTWHATRETDAEGDKDKITRDEQKETITFYSNGKVSMSSPMETREGTWSYDGTMLSWQYEGASVSENFTVKELTDNTMKITAGDGSEMTLKAD; encoded by the coding sequence ATGAAAATCTCAATCTTTGTAATGGCGATGCTGTTTGTTGTTGGATTTACTGCGTGTAAAAATGATGTTAAACATAACGATGCCGACAATAATCCTTCTCAAATGATATCAGGCGCTTCTCAAAAAACATGGCATGCCACGCGTGAAACGGATGCTGAAGGAGACAAGGATAAAATAACGCGCGATGAACAAAAAGAAACGATCACTTTTTACAGCAATGGAAAAGTTTCTATGAGCAGTCCGATGGAAACACGGGAGGGTACCTGGAGTTATGATGGAACCATGTTATCGTGGCAATATGAAGGGGCCAGTGTTTCTGAAAACTTCACGGTGAAAGAGTTGACAGATAATACCATGAAGATAACTGCGGGCGATGGTTCTGAGATGACTTTAAAAGCTGATTGA
- a CDS encoding LysM peptidoglycan-binding domain-containing protein yields the protein MGLMDFFQKGKEKPVEKKTVAPPPVMSVPPAAHAQREYEVKAGDSLSKIAQAHYGDANEWRRIFEANKEVIKNPDLIHPGQKIIIP from the coding sequence ATGGGACTAATGGATTTTTTCCAAAAAGGAAAGGAGAAACCGGTTGAAAAGAAAACCGTTGCACCACCGCCGGTGATGAGCGTTCCTCCTGCAGCACATGCTCAGCGGGAGTATGAAGTGAAGGCGGGAGATTCGCTATCAAAAATCGCACAGGCTCACTACGGTGATGCGAATGAGTGGAGGAGAATATTTGAAGCTAATAAGGAGGTCATTAAGAATCCGGATCTCATTCATCCCGGTCAAAAAATTATAATTCCATAA
- a CDS encoding TerB family tellurite resistance protein encodes MNNSEKLLKDYNDLEKGAYLGAIASIATADHSATEEEIEFLRALAESADLSEEQEESIVRAAKELSTDELERCLDILKQSDLRFSLLTDIISFAKSDGKYSPEEQKNVEEIAQRLDINRQQFSLLDQFVDNAREKGKSEDEVARPGILESLGLSDKFRQAGINTPNFTKGLLGIVGPMLIAKLLSGGMQGRRNYNSGMLRNQLGRRNLNTNAMGGIGSLISLLSSGRGYNSMGNVLSKLTGQQNRPRSF; translated from the coding sequence ATGAATAATTCTGAAAAGTTACTCAAAGACTATAACGACCTTGAAAAAGGCGCTTATTTAGGAGCAATTGCTTCCATTGCAACAGCAGATCATTCCGCTACGGAGGAGGAAATAGAATTCCTCCGCGCGTTGGCGGAATCAGCAGATCTTTCAGAGGAGCAGGAAGAAAGTATTGTGCGGGCTGCGAAAGAGCTTTCCACTGATGAACTGGAGCGCTGCCTTGACATTCTTAAACAAAGTGACCTGCGGTTTTCACTGCTTACCGATATCATCAGCTTCGCAAAGAGTGATGGAAAATATTCCCCTGAAGAGCAAAAAAATGTTGAGGAAATTGCTCAGCGTCTTGACATTAACCGGCAGCAGTTTTCTCTTCTTGATCAGTTTGTAGATAATGCGAGAGAAAAAGGAAAAAGTGAAGATGAAGTTGCACGTCCGGGAATTTTAGAATCTCTTGGTCTTAGTGATAAATTCAGGCAAGCAGGAATCAACACTCCGAACTTTACGAAAGGATTGCTTGGAATTGTCGGCCCGATGCTCATCGCAAAACTGCTGAGCGGTGGCATGCAGGGAAGAAGAAATTACAACAGTGGCATGCTTCGCAACCAATTGGGTCGTAGAAATTTGAATACAAACGCGATGGGAGGAATAGGATCACTTATTTCTTTATTGAGTAGTGGACGAGGTTATAATAGCATGGGAAATGTGCTGTCAAAATTAACGGGACAACAAAACAGGCCGCGATCTTTTTAA
- a CDS encoding nuclear transport factor 2 family protein: MRNENLIKGLSVIAVISFMACNPQKPAPVIDKEQVKKEIQDKENEFAATYNSGVAKNIGYYADDAISFSQNRAPLVGKAAIVEYIKAGIDSSSFGNKISFVTNEVFPSNDGNQVLELGYYTLVDSSDALINSGNYMVLFEKRNGKYVSVREMSASDIPLE, translated from the coding sequence ATGAGAAACGAAAATTTAATTAAAGGACTATCAGTAATTGCTGTGATTTCATTTATGGCTTGTAATCCCCAGAAACCGGCACCTGTAATTGATAAAGAACAAGTAAAAAAAGAAATTCAAGATAAGGAGAATGAATTTGCTGCTACCTATAATTCAGGAGTAGCGAAAAACATTGGCTACTATGCAGATGATGCAATTTCCTTTTCGCAAAACAGAGCACCCTTAGTTGGCAAAGCCGCGATTGTAGAATATATAAAGGCAGGGATTGACTCCTCTTCCTTTGGCAATAAGATTTCATTTGTAACCAATGAAGTTTTTCCTTCCAATGATGGAAATCAAGTTCTTGAACTTGGCTATTACACACTGGTTGACTCTTCTGATGCGCTGATTAACTCAGGTAATTACATGGTTTTATTTGAGAAAAGAAACGGAAAATATGTTAGCGTAAGAGAAATGAGTGCCTCTGATATTCCGCTGGAATAA